In Bradyrhizobium sp. 195, the sequence GTGTGCGTCATCAAATCGTGCACCGTCATCGGCCGGTTGGGCGGCACCAGTTCGAGCGACTTGGTGCCGTCCTCGGCCTTCTTCTCGACACCGACCTTCACGTTGGCGAACGACGGAATGTATTTCGAGACGGGATCATCCAGCTTGATCTTGCCGTCCTCGATCATCCGCACCGCGACCACCGAGGTGATCGCCTTGCTCATCGAGAACAGGCGGAAGATCGTTTTGTCCGTGATCGGTGCCTTGCTGACGACGTCCTGCACGCCGAAGGCTTCGTGATAGACCGGCTTGCCGTGCTGCTGGATCAGGACGGTTGCACCGGCGATCTTGCCGGTCGCGACCTCGTTCTTGAAAAAATCGCTGATTTTCGCGAGCTTGTCCTGATTGAAATGCGCGCCCGCCGGGATCTCGTAAGTGCCTTCCGCCCGAGCGAACGACATTGTGCCCAGCGACACCAGCGCGCCGCAGAGCAGCGCACGCAGTCCAGACTGTAAAATCATATCCCCTCCCCGGAACATGGTCCGGCGGAGTGTACCGACCGCCTCAGTCGGCACAAGGGCTGCCGTAGGGGGCCAAAACGTCCGTGTGGAGCGCGGCGCTCGCATCCGAATAACAACAGAATATGACATGGCCGACCAGCGAGGCGGCCGGCAGGGCGTCAATGGTCGCATGGATCGCGATCTTCGCGGCCTGCTGAGCCGGGAAGCGATAAACGCCGGTGGAGATCGCGGAGAAGGCCAGCGAGTTCAGCCCATTGGCCTGGGAGAGCTCGATTACGCGCCGATAGCAGGAGCGCAGGGCCTCCGCCTCGCCGCGGGTGCCACCATGCCAGACGGGACCAACCGCGTGGATCACATGGCGCGCAAGCAGGCGATAGCCCTTCGTGATCTTGGCATCGCCGGTTGGGCATCCCCCGAGTGCCTGGCACTCGGCGAGGAGCCCGGGACCGGCAGCATCGTGGATCGCACCATCGACGCCGCCTCCGCCAAGGAGAGACGAGTTTGCGGCGTTGACGATGGCGTCAACGCCGAGTGTGGTGATGTCGGCAACGATAACCTCGAGCTCGGCATTGCCGATCCGGCGCGTCAGCCGGGTCACGGGTTAAGCCGCGACGACGACGCCCTTCTCGGAGAGGAGCTGCTGCAATTCGCCGGCCTGGAACATCTCGCGGACGATGTCGCAGCCGCCGACGAACTCGCCCTTTACATAGAGCTGCGGGATGGTCGGCCAGTTGGAGAAGGTCTTGATGCCGTTGCGCAGTTCTGCGGATTCGAGGACGTTGAGACCCTTATAGCCGACGCCGATATGGTCGAGGATCTGGACGACCTGGCCGGAGAAACCGCACTGCGGAAATTGCGGCGTGCCCTTCATGAACAGAACCACGTCGTTCGACTTCACTTCGTTGGCGATGAATTCCTCGATGCTCATATTTGTGTCCTTCTGGGGCCTCAACGATCGCTTCGGGCCAGCTCAGCCGATCTAACCCGATATCTGCTCATATATGTAGCCCAAACCGTTGTGCATCCAAAGTAAAATGGCGGCGAACAGCCCTGGGCGGCCGCCCTTTGATGACGTCAGCCGCATTGCATGATGACGCGAATATCATCGCCCGGGAGGACTTTCATACCGTAACGGAGCCCCTATCTAGGACGAACCCTGTTTTTGGAACCGGGCAACGCCAACAACGTTCTCTTGTCCTGTCTGGAGAAAAACGTGACGAAACAAGCCTCCGCTTCGGCCACCGCCCCGTTTTCGTCAAGCTCCGGTCAGGGCGGCCTCGCCCGGAGGCTCGAAGACGCGTTTGCTGCCGTCCGCAATGAGACCGAACGCCGGGCCGCACCGCTGTCGCCGGAAGACCAGCAGATCCAGTCCATGCCCGATGCGAGCCCGACAAAATGGCATCGGGCGCATACCACCTGGTTCTGGGAGCAATTCCTGCTCGGCGAGCACGCTGCGGGCTATCGGTCCTTCCACCCCGACTTCGCGTTCCTGTTCAATTCCTATTACGTCAGCGCCGGCCCGCGTCATGCCCGCAATCATCGCGGCGACATCACCCGCCCCAGCGCCGACGAGGTCGGTGCTTACCGCAGATATGTCGATGCCGCGGTCGTCAAATTCTTCCGCGAGGCCGCTGCCGACAAGCTTCGCGAGATCGCGCCGCTGGTCGAGGTCGGGCTGAACCATGAGCAGCAGCATCAGGAATTGATGTTCACCGACATCCTGCATGCCTTCGCGCAGAACCCGGTCTATCCGGCCTACGACCCGGACTGGCGCTTCCCCGCCCCGACGCGCTCAGGCGAGGACTGGCTGATGCTGAACGAAGGCATCCACACCGTCGGCCATGTCGACGAGGGCTTTCATTTCGACAACGAGAAGCCGGCGCACCGCGCCCTGGTCGGCCCGGTCAAGGTCGCGCGCAACCTCGTCTCCAACGGCGAATGGCTCGCCTTCATGCGCGATGGCGGCTACCGGACTGCAACGCTGTGGCTGATGGACGGCTTTGCCGCAGCCAGCAAGGAAGACTGGCAGGCCCCAGGCCATTGGCGCGAAGTTGATGGCGCGTGGCAAGTGATGACGCTCGCCGGCCTCAAGCCGGTCGATCCCGACGCGCCGGTCTGCCACGTCAGTTATTACGAGGCCGATGCCTTCGCGCGCTGGGCCGGAAAGCATCTGCCGACCGAAATGGAATGGGAGGTCGCCGCCCGCGCGGGCCAGCTCAACGACGCCTTCGGCATCGTCTGGCAGTGGACCCGCAGCGCGTACGCGCCCTACCCCGGCTACCGCGCCATCGAAGGCGCGCTCGGCGAGTACAACGGCAAGTTCATGGTCAACCAGCTGGTGCTGCGCGGCTCCTCGCTTGCAACTCCGGAGGGCCACAGCCGTATCACCTATCGGAACTTCTTCTATCCGCACCACCGCTGGCAATTCACGGGGCTGCGGCTCGCTGACTACGAGTAAAATCTTCATCCGACGACAGATGCGCGCCGGACAGCGCGTTCAGGAGAGTATCATGAATGTGCACGCCAGCGCTTTGGCCGAAGCCCATCTTCCCGACGAGCAGACCACCGCCTTCGCCCGCGAGGCGATCGAGGACCTCTCGCAGCAGCCGAAAAAGCTGTCGCCGAAATACTTCTACGATGCGACCGGCTCGGAGCTGTTCGAGGCAATCACGCGCCTGCCGGAATATTATCCGACCCGCACCGAGCTATCGATCCTGAAGGAGCGCGGCAGCGAGATCGCGAAGATCATTCCGGAGCACGCAGCTCTGGTCGAGTTTGGCGCGGGCGCGACCACCAAAGTCCGCCTGCTGCTGGGTCATTGCAAATTCTCGGCCTATGTGCCCGTGGACATCTCCGGCGACTTCCTGAAGGCGCAGGCGAGCGGCCTGAAGCGTGACTTCCCGACGCTCGGCATCTATCCGGTCGCAGCCGACTTCACGACGCCGTTCGAGCTGCCCAAGCAGGTCGCATCCATGCCCAAGGTCGGCTTCTTCCCGGGCTCGACCATCGGCAATTTCGAGCCGCATGAAGCGCAGGCCTTTCTGAAGAGCGCGCGCGAGATCCTGGGCAGGGGCGCGCAGATGATCATCGGCGCGGATCTCGAAAAGGAAGAGCGCGTGCTGCGCGACGCCTATAACGATGCCGCCGGCGTTACCGCGCGCTTCAACCTCAACGTTCTCGTGCGCATCAACCGCGAGCTCGGCGGCAATTTCGATCTGTCCGCTTTCACCCACCGCGCCATCTACAACCGCGAGCGGCACCGCATCGAGATGCATCTGATCAGCAGGAAGAGCCAGACCGTGCGCCTGCTCGGCACCAGCTTCTCGTTCCGTCCGGGCGAGAGCATCCACACCGAGAACAGCTACAAATACAGTCTCGAACGCTTCGCCACGCTGGCACAGGGCGCCGGCTGGCGAGTGCGCGAAAGCTGGACGGACGCAGCCAAGATGTTCTCCGTGCATGCGCTGGAGGTGGCGGAGTAGACGCTGCGCGCTGGCGCTGTGGCGCATCCTTCGAGACGCCCGCCTTTCGGTGGGCTCTCAGGATAAGGGTGGAGTGCGCGGCAGCATGTTCAACAGGCACCCATGCCAATCAGCCTCATCCTGAGGAGACCGCGAAGCGGTCGTCTCGAAGGACGAGGCGCTTGCTCAGCCAGCTCCAGATTCAATGCTCCTCGGCCTCCTCGGTTGCCGATCCCAGCGATAGCGACTCCCACACCGCCACCACGATCAAGATCGCGGTCGTCGCGACCGAGAGCCAGAGCGGCGGGAGATCGGCGGCGAACCACCACAGCACCAGCAGCATGATGATTCCGATGCCGTGCGAGAGCTGGAGGAAACCTCGGATCGCGTGCTTGAACAGGATGGTGCCGATCAGGAACACCAGCGGTCCGCCGATCGTGCTCACGATGGTGCGGACATCGGAATGGCCGCTCGGGTGCTTCAGCACCAGTTCGTCCGAGACCGCGGTCAGGATGATGCCGGCGATGATCGGCATGTGCAGATAGGTATAGGCGAGCCGCGCCAGCCGGCCGGATTCGGTGGACTTCGAGATCCGCTCGGAGCCGGCCTCCGCCCCCTTGTGGAAATAGACCCACCACATCGCGATGGCGCCGACCAGTGCGGCGACAAAGGCCAGGATGTTGGCCGCGGTCCACTCCAGCTCGGCAAAGGTCGCGCCGTTGACGACAACGGCTTCGCCGAGCGCGATGATAACGAAGAGGGAGCAACGCTCGGCCATATGGCCGCCTTCGACCGCCCAGGCCTCGACCGACGAGAAACCGAGCTTGGGGACCCAAAAGCGTGCCGCCGGCGAGACGTACTCCCAGGTGACGGCCGCAATCCACAGCCATAGCCGCGTCTCGCCCTCGGACAGGCCGCCGGCGATCCACAACACGGCGGAGATCGAGAGCCAGGTCAGGATGCGGATCGCGTTGTGCCGCACCGCCGCCCGATGCCGTGGCGTTGCGAACAGCCAGAAGGCGGTTCGCCCGAGCTGCATCGTCGCGTAGGCGATCGCAAACCACAGGCCCCGCCCCTCGAACGCGGTCGGGATCGTCGTCGACAGCACGAGGCCGCCCAGCATCATCAGGAAGAGCATGACGCGGACAGGCGTCAGCTCGGGATTGAGCCAGTTGGTGACCCAGGCGGTGTAGACCCACACCCACCACACCGCGAGAAACAGCACGGCGACGTGCACCGCGCCGAGCGGCGTGAAATGGTGCAGCAGCGTGTGCGACACCTGCGTGACGGCGAAGACGAAGACGAGGTCGAAGAACAGCTCGACATTGGTGACACGGCTGTGCTGGTTTGGCACGATGACGCGAAACATCGCGCCGCGAGGATTGTCCGCAGCCATCGTCCTCCCCCGTCGCGCGATCAGATCAAGCGCCCGGCACGCCGGTTTGCAGCGCCAACGCATGCAGCACGCCGCCCATCTGACCACGCAGGGACTGATAGACGATCTGGTGCTGCTGGACGCGGGACTTGCCGCGGAAGGATTCCGAGATCACGGTCGCGGCATAGTGATCGCCGTCGCCGGCGAGGTCACGGATGGTCACCTCGGCATCGGGGATCGCTGCCTTGATCATCGCCTCGATATCGTGGGCGTCCATGGGCATTCGGGTCTGGCTCCTTTTGGTCTCGAATCGCTGCCGGAGGTCCCCTCGCCGGCAGGCTCAAACTTAGCGTGAACGGCCTTCTGCGTCACGCTTTCCGGCACTATATCCATGATCCCATCAGGATAAAGGCACGACAAAGTGCCGCGCGCGGCAGATTGATCGAAAAGGCGTGAAATCATGAAGCTTCCAGGGCCCGACCACCCCATCACCATCACCCAGAACCCGAGGCGCGTCCGCGTCACGGCGGGCGACATCGTGATTGCCGAGACCAGCAAGGCGCTGACCTTGAAGGAGGCCAAATATCCGGCGGTGCAATATGTGCCGCGGGAGGACACCAAGATGGCCCTGCTCGAGCGCACCGACCGCGTCACCCATTGCCCCTACAAGGGGGACGCCAGCTATTACAGCGTCAAGGCTGACGGCAAGACGCTGGACAATGCGATCTGGACCTATGAGACACCCTTCCCCGCGATGACGGAGATTTCCGGCCATCTCGCCTTCTACCCGGACAAGGTGAAGATCGAGGAAGTGGGGTAGGCCACGATATACGGCGCCGTCATGGCCGGGCTCGTCCCGGCCATCTATGTTCTTGGCCAATCGCGGCTACGGAAAAACGTAGATGCCCGGGACAAGCCCGGGCATGACGACTGAGAGTGCTGGCACAGCCAGGCTACGCCCTGAAGATCGTGAGCCCCAGAATCAGAAGCACCAGGAAGATCACGACGAAGACGTAAAACAGGAAACGGGCGACATCGGCGGAGGCGGCCGAGACGCCGGTGAAGCCAAGCACACCGGCCACGATCGAGATCAGCAGGAAAATCAGCGCCCATTTCAGGATCGTCATCGCTAGCTCCGCATTGGTGCCGCTCGCCCGCAGCCTCACGCCCTTTTGGTTTGGCGAACGCTAACCTTGCTGCTCGGAACTGGTTCCTAATCCTGTCGGGCCCGAAGACCTGCTCAAACGAGGCTTGCTGAATCGGGTTCCCGGCGGCACAGTCCCGCCCGGGAGCAGGAGCGCGGGGCAGCCATGACCACGATGTCACAATCAGCGACGATCGGCGCGGAGGCGCAAGTCGCGCCGAAGAGCAAAGCACGCAATCTGTCGCTCGATCGCGCCCGCACCTTCCTGACGCTGGTGGTGCTGCTGCACCACGCGGTGATTCCCTACACGCATTTCGGTCACA encodes:
- a CDS encoding DUF1328 domain-containing protein codes for the protein MTILKWALIFLLISIVAGVLGFTGVSAASADVARFLFYVFVVIFLVLLILGLTIFRA
- the egtD gene encoding L-histidine N(alpha)-methyltransferase, with the protein product MNVHASALAEAHLPDEQTTAFAREAIEDLSQQPKKLSPKYFYDATGSELFEAITRLPEYYPTRTELSILKERGSEIAKIIPEHAALVEFGAGATTKVRLLLGHCKFSAYVPVDISGDFLKAQASGLKRDFPTLGIYPVAADFTTPFELPKQVASMPKVGFFPGSTIGNFEPHEAQAFLKSAREILGRGAQMIIGADLEKEERVLRDAYNDAAGVTARFNLNVLVRINRELGGNFDLSAFTHRAIYNRERHRIEMHLISRKSQTVRLLGTSFSFRPGESIHTENSYKYSLERFATLAQGAGWRVRESWTDAAKMFSVHALEVAE
- a CDS encoding O-acetyl-ADP-ribose deacetylase, yielding MTRLTRRIGNAELEVIVADITTLGVDAIVNAANSSLLGGGGVDGAIHDAAGPGLLAECQALGGCPTGDAKITKGYRLLARHVIHAVGPVWHGGTRGEAEALRSCYRRVIELSQANGLNSLAFSAISTGVYRFPAQQAAKIAIHATIDALPAASLVGHVIFCCYSDASAALHTDVLAPYGSPCAD
- the egtB gene encoding ergothioneine biosynthesis protein EgtB — translated: MEPGNANNVLLSCLEKNVTKQASASATAPFSSSSGQGGLARRLEDAFAAVRNETERRAAPLSPEDQQIQSMPDASPTKWHRAHTTWFWEQFLLGEHAAGYRSFHPDFAFLFNSYYVSAGPRHARNHRGDITRPSADEVGAYRRYVDAAVVKFFREAAADKLREIAPLVEVGLNHEQQHQELMFTDILHAFAQNPVYPAYDPDWRFPAPTRSGEDWLMLNEGIHTVGHVDEGFHFDNEKPAHRALVGPVKVARNLVSNGEWLAFMRDGGYRTATLWLMDGFAAASKEDWQAPGHWREVDGAWQVMTLAGLKPVDPDAPVCHVSYYEADAFARWAGKHLPTEMEWEVAARAGQLNDAFGIVWQWTRSAYAPYPGYRAIEGALGEYNGKFMVNQLVLRGSSLATPEGHSRITYRNFFYPHHRWQFTGLRLADYE
- a CDS encoding low temperature requirement protein A, yielding MAADNPRGAMFRVIVPNQHSRVTNVELFFDLVFVFAVTQVSHTLLHHFTPLGAVHVAVLFLAVWWVWVYTAWVTNWLNPELTPVRVMLFLMMLGGLVLSTTIPTAFEGRGLWFAIAYATMQLGRTAFWLFATPRHRAAVRHNAIRILTWLSISAVLWIAGGLSEGETRLWLWIAAVTWEYVSPAARFWVPKLGFSSVEAWAVEGGHMAERCSLFVIIALGEAVVVNGATFAELEWTAANILAFVAALVGAIAMWWVYFHKGAEAGSERISKSTESGRLARLAYTYLHMPIIAGIILTAVSDELVLKHPSGHSDVRTIVSTIGGPLVFLIGTILFKHAIRGFLQLSHGIGIIMLLVLWWFAADLPPLWLSVATTAILIVVAVWESLSLGSATEEAEEH
- a CDS encoding DUF427 domain-containing protein; translation: MKLPGPDHPITITQNPRRVRVTAGDIVIAETSKALTLKEAKYPAVQYVPREDTKMALLERTDRVTHCPYKGDASYYSVKADGKTLDNAIWTYETPFPAMTEISGHLAFYPDKVKIEEVG
- a CDS encoding BolA family protein, producing the protein MPMDAHDIEAMIKAAIPDAEVTIRDLAGDGDHYAATVISESFRGKSRVQQHQIVYQSLRGQMGGVLHALALQTGVPGA
- the grxD gene encoding Grx4 family monothiol glutaredoxin — its product is MSIEEFIANEVKSNDVVLFMKGTPQFPQCGFSGQVVQILDHIGVGYKGLNVLESAELRNGIKTFSNWPTIPQLYVKGEFVGGCDIVREMFQAGELQQLLSEKGVVVAA